From the Engraulis encrasicolus isolate BLACKSEA-1 chromosome 18, IST_EnEncr_1.0, whole genome shotgun sequence genome, the window taagggccgtacacacacattgctgctatttactagcttctcgcttgctcgcctactcgccactctttcatggaacgtttgctgaaagttcccgcatcattaactgccaatgtacaggcgagaagtacagaactctgcattccaattggttactcgcttactcgcctcgctcgaaattcaaatattttcaactcgggatctgcccacatcgcatcgcattGTACAGCactgtactcgcctactcgcctgctcgtctcgctgaaacacattgacaatttattgacttcatttgctgagcgagtaattagtagcgacgtgtgtgtacggccctttagatgGCAGTGAGTGAGGTAGGGTCGGGGAGGTTCTGGACAAAGTGGTTGGTCAGATGACATTATTGTTACTATTCTTATTCTCCTGGAGCTCATCcctcgtttctcgaaagcattgtggCTAACCATTTAGCATCCACTTAGCAGGTTGCCAaagggaaactgcattgcaaccagAAGTATGTAAGCTTCTAGTGCTTCTTTCCCACTGCCAGTTTTCGGGTAGGCCCACAGCTCAACACAGTGTgactcggtcgccactttttgcttttcaaacgACACAGCTCGtaaatcgtaaagcaaaaagtgccggCGCTGTGAGTCGcgccgtgtcgagctgtaggcctaccataaaaccggcagtggaaaagaggcataacttagttagcaacgacgctgtcgagaaacgccGCCCCCCGCCCCTGTCAGGTGGTTAGATTAGATGAGCGCGTTCTTCTCCTCGTACTCAGAGCCGCGGCGCATGTTGCGTCCCAGGAGTAGCTCCTTCTCCTGCACCAGGCTGTCCAGCAGGTCCTGCTGGCGGTGGTTGTGGTACACCTTCAGGAAGGCCAGCGTCGTGATGCCCAGCCACGTCAGCCAGGCCGACCACAGGCCAAactgcacacagagagaggagaaaacacacaggcagacagtcatGTCAGTCACAGACCAAActacaggacaggagagaacacacacaacagCCACGTCAGCCAGGCCGACCACAGGCCAAACTCTATGCACACAGAAgaggagaaaacaacacacaggcAGCCAGTCATGTCAGTCACAGACCAAACTACAGGacaggagagacacacacacacacaacagtcacGTCAGCCAGGCCGACCACAGGCCAAATTGCatgcacacaggagaggagaaaacaacacacaggcAGATCTGTAAATGCGGTCACCATGTGAGGTTGATggattgattgtttacatgtattgccatttcagcagctatggctacatcatggccaatacagatagaaaaaaacCTCATTACATCACATTTGCAAAACTACAAAAACTGTATAAATTCAGAGATTAAACACCATGTGATGATATTGATAGTGTAAGCTACTGGATCTCAGCCACGTCAGCCAGGCCCACTGTAGGCCAAACTACTGACAGTAGAAGACAAGGCTGAAACAGTCACCAGAGGCAACACtaggtgaccgcgatttcctcgggttactgttgttcctggaacgacattgcaaagttggccctggatcaacatctggtttgagtggttatctatgtcagatttcgcgccagtaacgtcttctgcagtatggattaagatcagttaAATGCAGAAGTGGCATGCTGTTACAACATACATTATTCACTGACAGTttaagtttaggaatatgtttgggtaaaggcataatttggcatgttgttaggttggtgcacacattttcactgacaggttatgtttaggaattagttttggtttaggcacatcgtagtagccactgtagccataaccagagccgtaGGCTATACCACTAGCTCCAGAGTCAATCTCTCCTtcagaataaaaaaaaccctgccagcCATTCCTTCTCCGTGAGATGTtttgttatgtacagtatgttatgcTATCTTACGCTCATACCTCCTTCCGGGGCACTCTGAATctgaatgttgtgttgtgttgtgttgtgttgtgttgtattatgttatgttatgttatgttatgttatgttatgttatgttatgttatgttatgttatgttatgttatgttatgttatgttatgtgttgtgttgtgttgtgttgtgttgtgttgtgttgtgttatgttgtgttgtattatgttatgttatgttgtgttgtattatgttatgttatgttgggttgtgttgtgttgtgttacgttatattatgttatgttatgccgTGTTATGTCATGCTATGTGGTGATGAAAAACCTATGACTGAGTATACAGTCACTTTACCTGTCATTGCAATTAACTGACTTACTTGTGCAATGGCAAACTGGTCGTAGAAGGAGGAGTtgtccagccccagctccaggtCGGTGTCCTGCAGATCCTCACAGCTGCATCAAAGACAAACGGGAATGATAATACAGCACATACAGGAGAAttgaattaaacacacacacaaatgcaaacacactctTCTGGAAAGGCCGGCTCTTCCTTGTGGTAGATAGGGGTTTAATGCAGGCAACAGCCCACACATACCACATGTGCTTAAGCTCCATTTACAttttatgttctctctctctctctctctctctctctctctctctctctctctctctctctctctctctctctctctctctttctctttctctctctctctctctcccagtctcccactctttctcctcCATCACTTTAACAAAATTTAATTTGCGGCATATGTATACAGATGAGTCTTTGGTTTAGCAATTCCTTTGCTCAGCGGCATCCATCATGAACAGGGCAGCTGTGGTCTAGTTGTTAAGGACAAGGGATTGAGATCGAAGATCGAGttgttggttcgaatcccaccctaacacactccatggctgaggttccCTTGAGCACGGCACCTGACCGCATATACTGgaatgtaaataactgtaagttgctttggacaaaagaAGCCTCAGcaaagagtaatgtaatgtaaatggacAAAATTAAGCCCTTCAGAGGTAGGAAGTGACTCCCAGAGCAATCTCTGAGGTGAGCTTAAATACTACAACCCCCCCACACCAAAAGTGGCCTTTGTCTTGTCAGGGCCAGTAGCACCATGGGGGTTTGGGACCACACCTTTAGTGGGGGAGAACTAGGCACAAACAGGCCCAAACTCTCCTTGAGATGGCATCCACAGTGTAATCTGAGTCATCCAACAATCTCATatcttacataggcctacacacgtgGGAAGAAATAACCCCTAACTTAATATCTGAAGTAATTCCTAAATTAATAAAAGGATGCATTTCCTataacatgcacatacatgtcaagcagggctctaaacttacatgtttcatcaccagccaaaatggcgagtagatgctaatcttactagccaaacacacactcaccaataggtcaaagtggctagtaagttggtatttctaccagccaaactgaaatttctccagcatttgtccggttggctggtgttaatttagagccctgatgtcAAGTTCTGTAGGGAGTAGTGGCAGTCCCCTTTTACTCAAGGGTACCGTTAGGTAaccggttagggtgtcagacttgtagcccaaaggttgccgggttcgactcccgacccgccaggttggtgagggtagtaattaaccagtgctctcccccaacctccatgactgagataccctgagcatggtacctgccgcattgctcccttgaggtgccattgagggctgcccccttgcacgggtgaggcataaatgcaatttcgttgtgttcacgtgtgtgctgtggtgtgctgtgtcagtgtcacaatgacaatgggagttggagtttcccagttggattttcactttcacttttttaccCATTTGGAGGCCGTAGGTGAAATATAGACACCGGGCccttttaaattatttttgtacTTTTGTAAATACCACTCGTGGCATAGCAGATGTTACTGCAAAATgatttgtgttgtgtagtgtgaggCGCAAAGCAATACTTCCTATGTTCTGTTCATTGGCATTTCCTCAAAGTGGTTGACGAGTGGCGTGTAAATAATGCTATTGACTAGCTTACAATGACCTGTATGGTACTGTATGGTACACTTCTCCATTCCCATCTTCTTGCACAGTGGCGAGCCTTAAGGCGCTATGGTAGCCTATatggagcgcgcgcacacacacacacacacacacacgcaaaacacacctGCTTGGCATCGCTCCATTCTCCGTGATAGCGTCACACCAGGAGCTGAAGCCCACGCTTGATATGGTGCTGGCCACGAATACTACGAACACCACCAGAGAGCTCAGGAGCAGGTTGAGGAAGGCATGGAAGAAGGAACTGTAAGTGAAAAAGAGCAATTAGTGAGACCTATAGGCTAGCGTAGCGACCATCTTTAAATAGTGAGCACTTCATGATTAGGCTATTTGAGCTAGCTCAGTGCGCGCCCGTCTGACTGCTGTCATTGGTTCCTCACCAGAAAATAGGCAAAAGGTTAAATCGATAGATGCCAGTCAAATGTGACCATGGACTGACGGTGACACACTTTCGGATAGTCTACTGTTCTGCAAATGTTTTATTAAAACGtgtctaattaaaaaaaatagattacACATGGTTTTCTACATCAATGCGTCAGTTGATTTTCCCCAGAAAATGCCATCCTTTAAAAGGAGGCAGAGTAGCATGATAAGTGATTCACCACCAAGTGCTGAACACAGACATCTGTCCTCTATAAATAAAACGCATCAAGGCCGTTAATAACGGTTTACGATATTTCTTCCCATTTCGTCACAAGTCACTCACTCGTCCTGGCCTTTGCAGAGGAAGAACAGGGTTCGCCATGCCTGCACCGCGGACAGGATGAGCGAGACGATTCCGACGAACGTGATGAAACGGCAGGATGTCTCCGGACCCCACTCGTCCACCATGAACCGCTGCTTCCCCACCGTCATATTCTCGTTTTGCCACATCCCCTGGGTGAACAGCAAACATTTCCCCTGGAAGTCATCGCCGTTTTCCGAGAGCGGCACGACAGCGATGAAACCAAAGAGAAATGCCAAAAAATAGAGGATGCACTGGCCAAACAGAAAATTGTCAAGGGCCATCTCTATCCTCCATTTATTGCCAAACATGAGTGCGCATGCGCGATGCCAGCATCCCAGCTGGAAACAGCGCAGACGGCTCTCCCCGTCCCATTATAACAAATAGGCTAAACCAGAATAAACTGAAAGAGGGCAATTTCATAGAAAGGAACATGGCTCAGAATATCCAATTTTGAAATGATGGTGTTGTATTGGCACTGTGTAGTTCTGGCCTACTGTTAATCTGTCATTGTTCATCAATTGCAATGCAATAGATTAACAAGTTCATCAAATAGTGATTTGCTCGTGGAATTAAACGGTGTGacatatactactgtactgtgccattgacatacagtaggcctataccttaTTTGGGGATGTTTTAGATATTTTGATTATTTATACCACACGctattgtaggctacatgttcAAAACTTTTTCATGAAAGTCAAAATCATTTTAGTAAGCCATCGATAACTCATCATTATACATCAGATCAAGGCAATCCTGAGAGATGTGTGGCAGATGTCAGACCATTGCAAAGTCCTTTGCTGCCATCTAGTGTTGACTTAATTGCCTTACACGAGTGATTCTGATCAGGGACCACAAAAGTGAAAGAAAGGGTAGCCAAAATGgtaaactccctttgtcattgtggcacagcactctgctgagcacagtgcacacaatgaaatggaATTTATGCCatacccttgcaagggggcagcccaactgGCACCAATAGGgcattcatgggtaagcggttagggcgtcagacttgtatccaaaGGCTGACgtttcgactcccggcccgccaggttagtgggggggagtaattaaccagtgctctcccccatgactgaggtagcctgagtatggtaccgtccctccgcactgctccctagaggcgccattgggggctgctcccttgcaagggtgaggtttaaatgcaatttcgttgtgtgcggtgtgcagtgtacacttgtgtgctgtggagtgctgtgtcacaatgacaatgggagttggagcttcccagttgggctttcactttcacttcactttcaataGGAACCAGTGTAGCCAAGCTGACTTATGTGAGTGAGCGAGTGCTGCTTAATCAGTCCCACTCACCAGAAATCGAACCGAGCCACTGGACAACAAGTCTGACAGACACCCTAACCAGTTACCCATAACAGCCttaaatatatttgaaaaaatCCTCAATCAGCGCTTTTGTGAAATAACAAGGCATCATTTGAATGGGTATGTCCCATTTGATAGGACATTCTATAGTTTTccatatttcacaaaaaaaagagagagagagtgagagagaaagtgtgtgtgtgtgtgtgtgtgtgtgtgtgtgtgtgtgtgtgtgtgtgtgtgtgtgtgtgtgtgtgtgtgtgtgtgtgtgtgtgtgtgtgtgtgtgtgtgtgtgtgtgtgtgtgtgcgtgcgcgcgcgcgtgctctGGCCAACCTTGAACATGGGTCTTCAGTAGTTGTTGGACTTCATGCAATCAAGGAATGCATTTGAGCATTGCTAATAAAACATAAAAGCATAGGCCCATTTTTGTAGAATGCCTCACAAGTTATTCATAAGCTTCTTGTGCCTATGTAGGAGTCTACATTAACCACAGTTTGCACCTGTTTCTCAGTCGGTCTCAAACCGGTCACAGTCATATTTCTATTCATTTCTATGTGGTCATTGCATGCTCATGATTTCATGATCAATTTACTAATCTCCTGACAACAAGAAGCACCAAGtcaagtcaggggtgcatttctggaaagcgtag encodes:
- the tmem179aa gene encoding transmembrane protein 179, yielding MFGNKWRIEMALDNFLFGQCILYFLAFLFGFIAVVPLSENGDDFQGKCLLFTQGMWQNENMTVGKQRFMVDEWGPETSCRFITFVGIVSLILSAVQAWRTLFFLCKGQDDSFFHAFLNLLLSSLVVFVVFVASTISSVGFSSWCDAITENGAMPSSCEDLQDTDLELGLDNSSFYDQFAIAQFGLWSAWLTWLGITTLAFLKVYHNHRQQDLLDSLVQEKELLLGRNMRRGSEYEEKNALI